GCCCgggccggcccggcggcgggtgCCCGGCCAGCACCGAGGCCTGGCCCGGCTCTCAccgcccccccatccccgggCAGCTTCCAGCCGGCGGCGGAGCCCCGGGGAACCACCGTCCTGCACGACACCGTCAGCGCCCGCCCGCAGCCCCTGCCAGGTGAGGCACCGCGGGGAGGGTGCTCGCTGCACCCCTGGGTCCCCgctgggccggggccggggccggggccggtgctGAGCCACACGGGCAGCGCTCCCCGCTGACCCCGTCCTCGCCCTCCCCACCTGCCCCAGCGAGGCACTTCGACACCGGGACGACGGAGCCCGTCAGCTTCTTCTTGTCCagcctggaggagctgctggcctGGCAGCCGGACAGCAACGACGACTTCAACGTCTCCGCCGTGCCGCTGGCGCAGCGCCAGCCCTCGCTCCGCAGCAAGAGGCCCCGGACGCTGCTGTGCCATGACATGCGCGGCGGGTACCTGGAGGACAGGTACGTGCTGGGCGGAGGGGAGATGTGGTAGCGGGGCTCAACACCTCAAACCCCAAAACTCTTCCACTTCTTGATTTGTTTCCTGCCGGCTCGGCCACAGgcgggcagggatggaggggttTGGTTCTTGGCACCAGAGCACGGCAACCTTGCTTGGGCCAGCCCTAGCCAAGGTCCACAGGGGTGGCTCGGtgccacagctctgcccagctcctggggcATGAGTCAGGGTCCTGCCCAGCCCCGCAGCCGTCTGCTGGTGTCCATCCCGCATTGCCCAaccctcttctctctctgccgCTGCAGGTTCATCCAGGGCTCAGCTACACGCAACCCCTATGTCTTCTACCACTGGCGGTACATCGACATCTTCGTCTACTTTAGCCACCACACCGTCACCATCCCACCCGTGTGCTGGACCAATGCGGCGCACAGGAATGGCGTCCCTGTGCTGGGTGAGGGCAAGGCCGGCTGCAAGGGGGACCCCCAGGCGCACGCTGGGTTTGCCAGGGTGCACGGCTGATGCTGGTCTCACCACCTCCCCAGGCACATTCATCACTGAGTGGACAGACGGGGAGAAGATGTGTGAGGCATTCCTGGCGGGTGGGGAGGAGGCATACCACGCCGTGAGCGAGCAGCTGGCCCGTATCGCCCAGCACTACCGCTTTGATGGCTGGCTGGTCAACGTGGAGAACACGCTGAGTGTGAGCCGTGGTTGCGCCCTGCccacctccctgcctcctcccctgccctcgcGCTGCTCCCACACAGGGATCCTCGCCCCGTGCCGACCTGTCCCTGCTCTCTCTTGCCAGGCGGCAGCGGTGAGGAACCTGCCCCCTTTCCTGCGGCACTTGACGGCGCAGGTGCACAGCGCCGTGCCAGGGGGGCTGGTGATCTGGTACGACAGCGTCCTGCAGAATGGCGCGCTGAGATGGCAGAACGAGCTGAACGAGGAGAATAGGTGAGGTCGGGCCCTGCCTCACCACCTTGCCCCGGCAAAACCGGCGCTGGGTGCGGCAGGCACGAGCCCATCCCAAACACAGCACTCGCGGGTGGTCAGGGCATGGCCCACACAGCCCCCGATGGGGTGGTCTGCGGGGACAGCTGCAGCGTCCGCCCTGCCACCCTGACCCTCGTCCCCAGGGTGTTCTTCGACGCCTGCGATGGGCTGTTCACCAACTACAACTGGAAGGAGGAGCACCTGGAGCGCACGCGTGGGCTGGCCGGGCCGCGCCACACTGACGTCTACGTCGGTGTCGACGTCTTTGCCCGCGGGGATGTGATCGGTGGTGGCTTCGACACTGACAAGGTGGGTGCACCAGGGCCAGGCCAGAGCGGGACCCTGGGCCTCTTGCTGTGGAGCACAGGGCTCTGAGCTCCCGCCGATAGCTGTGCCGTGCCACGCCGGGCTGCTAACCCAGGGACGCAGCAGTGAGGAATGGGGGAACCCGGAGCTGCTGGGTTGCCAGCCATGCATGGAGAGGCAGCTGGGGGATCCCAGTGCTGCAGTCCCTGGAGAAGGAGGTGCCGCAGCACATCCCCATGGCATTGTCCTGCTCCATCACGGGGCCGGTGGGGCCTGGGGAAGTGGGGACAGGACAGGTGACAAGGTGACCTCCTGGCCTGGCCTGTGCTGCTCACCGCTCGTCTCTGCAGTCCCTGCGCCTGATCCGCCAGCACGACCTCTCCGCAGCCATCTTCGCTCCCGGCTGGGTCTACGAGCACCTGGGGGCAGAAAACTTCCTGCACAATGAGAACAAGTGAGGGCGGCTTAGTGGGGCAGGGGCCGTGGGGGTAGACAGGGCTGGGAGCACCCCGGGGCCGGGAGGGCTGCCGGGCGGTGGGACAGGGCTGCCGGGAGGCCATGGCTGCCAGACAGGACCAGCTGGCACCGCTCTGCCCCAGCTGAGGTGATGCCGGCGGCCGTGCTGGGGCAGCGGCAGTAGCAGGGGTCTCTGCTCGGACACCTGCCTTTTCCTCCAGGTTCTGGAGCTTGCTGGCCGAGTACCTGCCCACGCACAGCATCTGCACGCTGCCCCTCGCCACCTCTTTCAGCCTGGGCATGGGGACCAGCAGGTTCCTGGCTGGGAAGGTGGGTGTGGGGTGACGGCTCAGCTTGGCTCTGGCTGGGCAGGGGTGGGCTAGGCAGGGGGGTCCCTGCTCCCGGCTTCCCGCCTGGCTCAGCTTGCCCTGTCCTGCAGGAAGAAGAGGCTGGGCCCTGGTATGACCTCAGCGCGCAGGAGATCCAGCCCCTCTACATGGAGCACGAGGGCAGGCTGagcaccagctgctgcctgcaggacgCCTGGTGCGGGGGCAGCTCCCTGAGGCTGCAGGGGACCATCTCCCCCGGCGAGGAGCGCATGGCCATCCGGTGAGTGGGGGAGTGAAGCCCTCTTGTCTCCCCCTCAGCGCTGGGCTGGCGCCATGCCGGCATGGCATGGCCCACGTGGCCCAGGGAGAGCCGTGTGGCCCCAGGGCCTCGTGGTGAGCGTGCCACGGGGCTCTCTGCCCATACTGCCCAGCAGACCTAACCCGatgcctcttctctttctctcccctctctctctctgtctctctctgggTGGATCTGGGGTCATcagccttttctctttgcagatgCCGGCGCCCCCCAAGCTCTTCCTGACCCTGCTCTACAAGCTGGAGGGGCCGCATGCCGATGAGGTTGCAGTTGCACTGGAGCTCACCACCTGGGACTCGGATACCTGCCACGAGGGCAACGTCACCTCCCTGCCTGGTGAGgaccctgccccccccgccgtgCTCTCTGCTGTCAGCACCCGCTGCGGGGCACGGGACCAGCTCagccccttgcccccccccaaccctgctCCCTCTGGCAGAGCCCAACGGCCGGCACCACCCCCGGTTCCTCCCGGCACCACCACCCGGCCTCGCCAAGCTTCTTGCCGCCTGTGACCGTGGTTCCCATGGCTGGACCAGCCGGTGAGTGCCCTGCTGTCACCCGGTGCCTGTGGGCAGGCGTGGGCATTCTGGGGCTCCCCCAGCACcatggctgctctgctgcttcgCTCTCAGGTGCTATGAGCTCGACCTGCAGGACTGCAGCCTGCGAGACCTCTCCCTGCTCGTGTCCCACCACCAGCCCAGCCCGCAGGAGACACCCTTCACCTGCCTCCTCGGGGAGGTCCGGGTGAGTGCCCACCGCTGCCGGCTGGAAGCCACCTGCCCCGGTGCTGCCCCACACTGCCCTGTGCCAGGAGGGTGGGTGGGCGCCCGCTGCTCTTGCCCCCGGCCCCAATGGTCCTGCGGTTCCCTCCGCAGGTGCTGGATGCGGCCAGCGTGGCAGCTTccccgccgcaggtgcagaGTCTGACGGCCTCGCAGCTCTGGTGGCAGGAGGGCCCCGAGAAGGAGCAGCTCTCGCTCAGCGTCACCCTCCGCTGGACCTTTCCGCCCGGCCAGGCCGGCTGCTTCCGCGTCCTCAGCCAGGGCGCCCGTTGCCGCCAGGGCCAGACGccgctgcagctgctggggctggcgcACGCCTGCCTGTACCGTGCCGTGGGCTTGGTGGTGCCGCGGCCGGCGGCCGGGCAGTCCTGCcggctggagctgctggtggagCCGGTGCTGCGTGACAAGCTGCCCGTAGACCCCGACCGCTGGGGCCGGCTGGTGCTGGTCTATTCCGAGCCGGCCCATGGCACCAGCTGAGACGGGCATTAAAGGCAAGCACGGTGCAGCCTGGCGTCCCTGTTTCCTCTGTGCTGGTGGGTGGGCTCCAGGTGGGGGGCTTAGAGGGTGGAGGCTGCATTTCATCACCCTGGTTCGGTGGGTCCCTCTTCTCCCACCTGTGGCCGGGCTCAGCCCTCACCGTGGGGGCCCACTGGGCTGCCAGGGacccctccagctcctgcaacCCTCGCTGCCTGCAAGCTGTGGGCACCCAAGCTGGGGGTGCCTGCTCtgagacccccccagccccacatctgCTCGCCTCCGGGACCAGCCCGGCACGGTTGCGAAGCTGCCAGCACCGGCTCTGCTGCGGCACTCAGCCCTGAAGGAGCAGCCCAGCGCGGGCAGCCGCTGTGCCCGTCCGCCACGGACCCAGCCCGCGCTGCCctctccccagggctggcaggcagcGGCTGCGCCCATGCTGCCTCCCCTGGATATCTTATGCAGCgaaagagagaaaatttatAGCAGCAATTATTTTCTCACAGTCTG
This region of Buteo buteo chromosome 13, bButBut1.hap1.1, whole genome shotgun sequence genomic DNA includes:
- the ENGASE gene encoding cytosolic endo-beta-N-acetylglucosaminidase isoform X2, whose product is MAEAQEGPGRRGKRAGPGAEEPAEAETERADRRRRRSFQPAAEPRGTTVLHDTVSARPQPLPARHFDTGTTEPVSFFLSSLEELLAWQPDSNDDFNVSAVPLAQRQPSLRSKRPRTLLCHDMRGGYLEDRFIQGSATRNPYVFYHWRYIDIFVYFSHHTVTIPPVCWTNAAHRNGVPVLGTFITEWTDGEKMCEAFLAGGEEAYHAVSEQLARIAQHYRFDGWLVNVENTLSAAAVRNLPPFLRHLTAQVHSAVPGGLVIWYDSVLQNGALRWQNELNEENRVFFDACDGLFTNYNWKEEHLERTRGLAGPRHTDVYVGVDVFARGDVIGGGFDTDKEEEAGPWYDLSAQEIQPLYMEHEGRLSTSCCLQDAWCGGSSLRLQGTISPGEERMAIRLFSLQMPAPPKLFLTLLYKLEGPHADEVAVALELTTWDSDTCHEGNVTSLPEPNGRHHPRFLPAPPPGLAKLLAACDRGSHGWTSRCYELDLQDCSLRDLSLLVSHHQPSPQETPFTCLLGEVRVLDAASVAASPPQVQSLTASQLWWQEGPEKEQLSLSVTLRWTFPPGQAGCFRVLSQGARCRQGQTPLQLLGLAHACLYRAVGLVVPRPAAGQSCRLELLVEPVLRDKLPVDPDRWGRLVLVYSEPAHGTS
- the ENGASE gene encoding cytosolic endo-beta-N-acetylglucosaminidase isoform X1 encodes the protein MAEAQEGPGRRGKRAGPGAEEPAEAETERADRRRRRSFQPAAEPRGTTVLHDTVSARPQPLPARHFDTGTTEPVSFFLSSLEELLAWQPDSNDDFNVSAVPLAQRQPSLRSKRPRTLLCHDMRGGYLEDRFIQGSATRNPYVFYHWRYIDIFVYFSHHTVTIPPVCWTNAAHRNGVPVLGTFITEWTDGEKMCEAFLAGGEEAYHAVSEQLARIAQHYRFDGWLVNVENTLSAAAVRNLPPFLRHLTAQVHSAVPGGLVIWYDSVLQNGALRWQNELNEENRVFFDACDGLFTNYNWKEEHLERTRGLAGPRHTDVYVGVDVFARGDVIGGGFDTDKSLRLIRQHDLSAAIFAPGWVYEHLGAENFLHNENKFWSLLAEYLPTHSICTLPLATSFSLGMGTSRFLAGKEEEAGPWYDLSAQEIQPLYMEHEGRLSTSCCLQDAWCGGSSLRLQGTISPGEERMAIRLFSLQMPAPPKLFLTLLYKLEGPHADEVAVALELTTWDSDTCHEGNVTSLPEPNGRHHPRFLPAPPPGLAKLLAACDRGSHGWTSRCYELDLQDCSLRDLSLLVSHHQPSPQETPFTCLLGEVRVLDAASVAASPPQVQSLTASQLWWQEGPEKEQLSLSVTLRWTFPPGQAGCFRVLSQGARCRQGQTPLQLLGLAHACLYRAVGLVVPRPAAGQSCRLELLVEPVLRDKLPVDPDRWGRLVLVYSEPAHGTS